The following proteins are co-located in the Spirosoma montaniterrae genome:
- a CDS encoding glycoside hydrolase family 65 protein has product MMKYNTGSGDLTNWIVEEAAFTPKFQGKCEAIFCQGNGYMGVRCATEESYTNQVRNTFVAGTFNKFDEYDVTELPNAADVTALDIWIDGDLFSLDKGSFTNYSRTLNLKTGEVVRSFEWTNRAGKTFAFAFRRFMSLADLHTMALHVSITPLNESAQIEIQSGINGQVSNSGAQHFHEGEKRIFDKQHLQMLQQTTQSKITFVHNATHSVVAGNETVGSRFAMDRRKVYMIYKADVQASQTLTLEKISNVYTTRDLTHEHLSLDELRSASIADLIASAGRGYNALLAESVAAWAGFWQQTDISINSQRDFDQLAIRFAMYHLRIMTPAHDSRMGVGAKGLSGEGYKGHSFWDTEIFLLPYFTYTFPEIGRSLLEYRYKTLGGAHKKALENGYKGAMYPWESAWMDDGEVTPVWGAADIVTGKSTKIWSGFIEQHITSDVAFGVWQYYQITGDEDFMERYGYEILLDTGIFWASRLEWNDERQRYHINEVIGPDEYKEHVDNDAFTNYTAYWCIENAISYYQKLKAEKPAVFARLNEKLSLDVEIPVLEERLAKLYLPQPTAEGVIPQDDTYLGKQIIDLSKYKAQEHVGSIFHDYSLDQVNQIQVSKQASVVMLMYLLEHKFGPEIKRANYNYYEPKTLHDSSLSLSTHAVLANDLGDTTLAYELFRRASEIDLGPGMKTSDHGVHAASLGGIWQIVVCGFGGVRMVGGKLRITPSLPEQIDAIQYPIYWQGNRLNVSVSKQDVSIVNETKKSAITLIVKDNEYTFTDELTVHL; this is encoded by the coding sequence ATGATGAAGTACAACACAGGTTCCGGCGACCTGACTAACTGGATAGTCGAAGAAGCCGCTTTTACGCCCAAATTTCAGGGCAAGTGCGAAGCTATTTTCTGCCAGGGCAACGGCTACATGGGTGTGCGCTGCGCCACCGAAGAAAGCTACACCAATCAGGTGCGCAATACGTTCGTGGCCGGTACGTTCAACAAGTTCGATGAGTACGACGTTACCGAACTGCCCAATGCCGCCGATGTTACCGCCCTCGACATCTGGATCGATGGCGACCTGTTCAGCCTCGACAAAGGCTCGTTCACCAACTATTCGCGAACGCTCAACCTGAAAACCGGCGAAGTCGTGCGTTCGTTCGAGTGGACAAACCGGGCGGGGAAAACGTTCGCGTTTGCGTTCCGGCGGTTCATGTCGCTGGCCGACCTGCACACGATGGCCCTGCACGTGAGCATTACGCCCCTGAACGAATCGGCACAGATCGAAATTCAGTCGGGCATCAATGGGCAGGTGAGCAACTCCGGGGCGCAGCACTTCCACGAAGGCGAAAAACGCATTTTCGACAAGCAGCACCTGCAAATGCTGCAACAAACCACGCAGTCGAAAATTACGTTCGTGCACAACGCCACGCATAGCGTAGTGGCTGGTAACGAGACGGTTGGCTCGCGCTTCGCAATGGACCGGCGCAAAGTATACATGATTTACAAAGCCGACGTGCAGGCCAGCCAAACGCTCACACTCGAAAAAATCAGCAACGTTTACACCACCCGCGACCTGACGCACGAGCATTTGTCGCTGGATGAGTTACGGAGCGCGTCGATTGCCGACCTGATTGCGTCGGCGGGCCGGGGTTATAATGCCCTGCTGGCCGAGAGCGTAGCCGCCTGGGCTGGGTTTTGGCAGCAAACCGACATTAGCATCAACAGCCAACGGGATTTCGATCAGTTGGCAATTCGGTTTGCCATGTACCACTTGCGCATAATGACGCCCGCCCACGACAGCCGCATGGGCGTAGGGGCGAAAGGGCTATCGGGTGAGGGGTACAAAGGCCACTCGTTCTGGGACACCGAGATTTTTCTGCTGCCGTATTTTACCTACACCTTCCCTGAAATCGGGCGGAGTTTGCTCGAATACCGCTACAAAACATTGGGCGGGGCACACAAAAAAGCCCTCGAAAATGGCTATAAAGGAGCCATGTATCCGTGGGAGTCGGCCTGGATGGACGACGGCGAGGTGACGCCCGTGTGGGGTGCTGCTGACATCGTAACGGGCAAATCGACCAAAATCTGGAGCGGTTTCATCGAACAGCACATCACGTCTGACGTGGCTTTTGGCGTGTGGCAATATTACCAGATTACGGGCGACGAAGACTTTATGGAGCGATATGGCTACGAAATTTTGCTCGACACGGGCATTTTCTGGGCCAGCCGCTTAGAGTGGAACGACGAACGTCAACGCTACCACATCAACGAAGTAATTGGCCCCGACGAGTACAAGGAACACGTTGACAACGACGCGTTTACCAACTATACGGCGTACTGGTGCATTGAAAACGCGATCAGCTATTACCAGAAACTGAAAGCTGAAAAACCCGCTGTATTCGCCCGGCTGAACGAAAAATTATCGCTCGATGTCGAGATTCCGGTATTGGAGGAGCGGCTGGCGAAACTTTACCTGCCCCAACCCACTGCCGAGGGCGTTATTCCGCAGGATGATACCTATCTGGGCAAGCAAATTATCGACCTGAGCAAATATAAGGCGCAGGAACACGTCGGCTCAATTTTTCACGATTATAGCTTAGATCAGGTCAATCAGATTCAGGTCTCGAAACAGGCGTCGGTGGTGATGCTGATGTACTTGCTCGAACACAAGTTCGGTCCGGAGATCAAACGCGCCAATTACAACTATTATGAGCCTAAAACGCTGCACGACTCGTCGCTGAGTTTATCGACGCACGCGGTACTGGCAAATGACCTGGGCGATACAACCCTGGCCTACGAACTATTCCGGCGGGCGTCGGAAATAGATTTGGGGCCGGGCATGAAAACGTCGGATCACGGCGTTCATGCAGCCTCGCTGGGCGGCATCTGGCAGATTGTTGTCTGCGGCTTTGGGGGCGTCAGGATGGTAGGGGGTAAGCTGCGTATCACACCAAGCCTGCCCGAACAGATCGACGCCATCCAGTATCCTATTTACTGGCAGGGTAATCGCCTGAATGTCAGCGTATCGAAGCAGGACGTGTCAATCGTAAATGAAACAAAAAAATCAGCCATCACGCTCATCGTGAAGGATAACGAATACACGTTTACGGACGAGTTGACGGTTCACCTGTAA
- a CDS encoding GxxExxY protein — MSRLLHKELTDAIIGSYYAVFNELGYGFLERVYQNALYIELKNEGYEVEAQKQIKVHYKGTQVGDYFADILVENCVILELKACETLAEEHEIQLMNYLRATTMEVGLLLNFGKKPEFKRIIFTNDRKNLKK; from the coding sequence ATGTCGCGCTTGCTGCATAAAGAGTTAACCGATGCCATTATTGGGTCGTATTATGCGGTTTTCAATGAGTTAGGGTACGGCTTCCTGGAGCGGGTGTATCAGAACGCTCTATACATTGAGTTGAAGAATGAGGGATATGAAGTAGAAGCGCAGAAGCAAATCAAAGTGCATTACAAAGGCACACAGGTAGGCGATTATTTTGCCGATATTCTGGTAGAAAATTGCGTAATTCTTGAACTCAAAGCTTGTGAAACACTGGCTGAAGAGCATGAAATTCAATTGATGAATTATCTGCGAGCTACAACTATGGAGGTTGGCCTACTGCTCAATTTTGGCAAGAAACCCGAATTCAAACGGATAATATTCACCAACGACCGAAAAAATTTAAAAAAATGA